In the Telopea speciosissima isolate NSW1024214 ecotype Mountain lineage chromosome 2, Tspe_v1, whole genome shotgun sequence genome, one interval contains:
- the LOC122650281 gene encoding protein transport protein Sec61 subunit alpha-like isoform X1, with protein sequence MGGGFRVLHLVRPFLSFLPEVQSADRKVPFREKVIYTVISLFIFLVCSQLPLYGIHSTTGADPFYWMRVILASNRGTVMELGITPIVTSGLVMQLLAGSKIIEVDNNVREDRALLNGAQKLLGILIAVGEAVAYVLSGMYGSVGQLGVGNAILIIIQLCFAGIIVICLDELLQKGYGLGSGISLFIATNICENIIWKAFSPTTINSGRGAEFEGAVIALFHLLITRTDKVRALREAFYRQNLPNVTNLLATVLIFLIVIYFQGFRIVLPVRSKNARGQQGSYPIKLFYTSNMPIILQSALVSNLYFISQLLYRRYSGNFIVNLLGKWKESEYSGGQFIPVGGIAYYITAPSSLADMAANPFHALFYIVFMLSACALFSKTWIEVSGSSARDVAKQLKEQQMVMPGHRESNLQKELNRYIPTAAAFGGMCIGALTVLADFMGAIGSGTGILLAVTIIYQYFETFEKERASELGFFGL encoded by the exons ATGGGGGGAGGATTCAGAGTTCTCCATCTTGTTAGACCATTTCTGTCCTTTCTACCTGAAGTGCAGAGTGCAGACAGGAAGGTCCCATTTAGAGAGAAAGTAATATACACTGtgatctctctctttattttcctGGTCTGCAGTCAACTTCCGCTTTATGGAATACATTCCACTACTGGAGCAGATCCTTTTTACTGGATGCGTGTTATTCTCGCCTCAAACCGTGGGACTGTCATGGAACTTGGGATTACTCCCATTGTGACATCTGGCTTGGTGATGCAACTCTTAGCTGGGTCGAAGATCATCGAAGTGGATAACAATGTCCGTGAAGATCGGGCCCTCTT AAATGGTGCTCAGAAGCTGTTGGGCATACTTATTGCCGTTGGTGAAGCGGTCGCATATGTTCTGTCTGGGATGTATGGTAGTGTCGGCCAACTTGGAGTAGGCAATGCAATTCTAATCATTATTCAGCTTTGCTTTGCGGGTATTATTGTGATATGCTTGGATGAACTTCTCCAGAAGGGTTATGGACTAGGGTCTGGTATTTCCCTGTTCATTGCGACAAATATCTG CGAAAACATAATTTGGAAAGCATTTAGTCCAACAACCATCAATAGTGGACGAGGAGCTGAATTTGAAGGTGCTGTAATTGCTTTATTCCATCTGCTGATTACTCGTACGGACAAGGTCCGTGCTCTCCGTGAGGCGTTCTACCGGCAGAACCTTCCAAATGTGACAAATTTGCTCGCTACAGTCTTAATCTTTCTCATTGTTATCTATTTCCAAGGATTCCGTATTGTTTTGCCTGTGAGGTCAAAGAATGCCCGTGGTCAACAAGGCTCATATCCGATCAAGCTTTTCTACACCTCCAACATGCCAATCATTCTGCAATCTGCCCTTGTTTCCAACCTTTACTTTATTTCTCAG TTGCTGTACAGGAGGTACAGTGGAAATTTCATTGTTAATCTTCTTGGCAAGTGGAAGGAATCCGAATACTCTGGTGGTCAGTTTATCCCTGTAGGTGGAATTGCATACTATATCACTGCACCATCAAG CTTGGCGGATATGGCAGCCAATCCTTTCCATGCTCTGTTTTATATTGTGTTTATGCTGTCAGCTTGTGCACTGTTCTCGAAAACTTGGATTGAAGTTTCTGGATCCTCTGCTAGAGATGTTGCCAAGCAACTGAAG GAGCAACAAATGGTGATGCCAGGTCATCGGGAATCAAATTTGCAAAAAGAATTAAACCGCTACATACCCACAGCGGCAGCCTTTGGGGGCATGTGCATTGGTGCATTGACAGTGTTAGCAGACTTCATGGGAGCAATTGGATCAGGGACTGGAATTCTGCTTGCCGTCACTATCATCTACCAATACTTCGAGAcatttgagaaggagagagccaGCGAATTGGGCTTCTTTGGACTTTAA
- the LOC122650281 gene encoding protein transport protein Sec61 subunit alpha-like isoform X2: MRVILASNRGTVMELGITPIVTSGLVMQLLAGSKIIEVDNNVREDRALLNGAQKLLGILIAVGEAVAYVLSGMYGSVGQLGVGNAILIIIQLCFAGIIVICLDELLQKGYGLGSGISLFIATNICENIIWKAFSPTTINSGRGAEFEGAVIALFHLLITRTDKVRALREAFYRQNLPNVTNLLATVLIFLIVIYFQGFRIVLPVRSKNARGQQGSYPIKLFYTSNMPIILQSALVSNLYFISQLLYRRYSGNFIVNLLGKWKESEYSGGQFIPVGGIAYYITAPSSLADMAANPFHALFYIVFMLSACALFSKTWIEVSGSSARDVAKQLKEQQMVMPGHRESNLQKELNRYIPTAAAFGGMCIGALTVLADFMGAIGSGTGILLAVTIIYQYFETFEKERASELGFFGL; this comes from the exons ATGCGTGTTATTCTCGCCTCAAACCGTGGGACTGTCATGGAACTTGGGATTACTCCCATTGTGACATCTGGCTTGGTGATGCAACTCTTAGCTGGGTCGAAGATCATCGAAGTGGATAACAATGTCCGTGAAGATCGGGCCCTCTT AAATGGTGCTCAGAAGCTGTTGGGCATACTTATTGCCGTTGGTGAAGCGGTCGCATATGTTCTGTCTGGGATGTATGGTAGTGTCGGCCAACTTGGAGTAGGCAATGCAATTCTAATCATTATTCAGCTTTGCTTTGCGGGTATTATTGTGATATGCTTGGATGAACTTCTCCAGAAGGGTTATGGACTAGGGTCTGGTATTTCCCTGTTCATTGCGACAAATATCTG CGAAAACATAATTTGGAAAGCATTTAGTCCAACAACCATCAATAGTGGACGAGGAGCTGAATTTGAAGGTGCTGTAATTGCTTTATTCCATCTGCTGATTACTCGTACGGACAAGGTCCGTGCTCTCCGTGAGGCGTTCTACCGGCAGAACCTTCCAAATGTGACAAATTTGCTCGCTACAGTCTTAATCTTTCTCATTGTTATCTATTTCCAAGGATTCCGTATTGTTTTGCCTGTGAGGTCAAAGAATGCCCGTGGTCAACAAGGCTCATATCCGATCAAGCTTTTCTACACCTCCAACATGCCAATCATTCTGCAATCTGCCCTTGTTTCCAACCTTTACTTTATTTCTCAG TTGCTGTACAGGAGGTACAGTGGAAATTTCATTGTTAATCTTCTTGGCAAGTGGAAGGAATCCGAATACTCTGGTGGTCAGTTTATCCCTGTAGGTGGAATTGCATACTATATCACTGCACCATCAAG CTTGGCGGATATGGCAGCCAATCCTTTCCATGCTCTGTTTTATATTGTGTTTATGCTGTCAGCTTGTGCACTGTTCTCGAAAACTTGGATTGAAGTTTCTGGATCCTCTGCTAGAGATGTTGCCAAGCAACTGAAG GAGCAACAAATGGTGATGCCAGGTCATCGGGAATCAAATTTGCAAAAAGAATTAAACCGCTACATACCCACAGCGGCAGCCTTTGGGGGCATGTGCATTGGTGCATTGACAGTGTTAGCAGACTTCATGGGAGCAATTGGATCAGGGACTGGAATTCTGCTTGCCGTCACTATCATCTACCAATACTTCGAGAcatttgagaaggagagagccaGCGAATTGGGCTTCTTTGGACTTTAA